A window from Syntrophorhabdaceae bacterium encodes these proteins:
- a CDS encoding Ku protein — MGKTLWKGLIRLGGLDVPVKLHMAVKEERIQFHLLHRRDHVRLKQQMVCMYEKVPVPPEEEIRGFELKDGEYVLVDPEELEQTGKAESRTIQIREFVRAGAIDPIFFDRVYYLEPEPPSKRYLTLASVLTEMGVQGICTFAMRKRAYVAALQAGGIMLRLHILRYADEVIPVSSLELPDVTLSEKELKIGIDLINHLAGPFQPEKFVNEHEKKLQDLIDKKARGEKIAILRPKRVRPTPSDKLLETLEASLKRVA, encoded by the coding sequence ATGGGAAAGACGCTCTGGAAAGGATTGATTCGATTGGGGGGCCTCGATGTACCGGTAAAGCTTCATATGGCGGTGAAGGAGGAGCGAATCCAGTTTCATCTTCTTCACCGGCGCGATCACGTGAGACTCAAACAGCAGATGGTTTGCATGTACGAAAAGGTTCCTGTTCCGCCGGAAGAAGAGATCCGGGGGTTTGAGCTGAAGGATGGGGAATATGTACTCGTGGACCCTGAGGAACTGGAACAAACCGGGAAAGCGGAAAGCCGGACAATTCAGATACGTGAATTCGTGAGGGCGGGCGCCATCGATCCTATTTTCTTCGACCGTGTCTATTATCTGGAGCCAGAGCCTCCTTCCAAGCGATATCTCACGCTGGCGAGCGTTTTGACAGAGATGGGTGTGCAAGGAATATGCACCTTTGCCATGAGGAAACGGGCTTATGTAGCGGCCCTGCAGGCGGGCGGGATCATGCTCCGGTTGCACATCCTGCGGTACGCCGATGAAGTCATCCCTGTGTCCTCTCTCGAATTGCCGGATGTGACCCTGTCCGAAAAAGAATTGAAGATCGGGATCGATCTGATCAATCATCTAGCCGGTCCTTTTCAGCCGGAAAAATTCGTGAATGAACATGAGAAGAAGCTGCAGGATTTGATCGACAAAAAAGCTCGAGGGGAGAAAATCGCAATCTTG
- a CDS encoding pirin family protein yields MVRDRKIKKVMRSKPTIEGAGVHLRRAFGAGEVPMFDPFLLLDDFRNNDPQHYLKGFPWHPHRGIETITYVLKGNVEHGDSMGNKGAIGSGDVQWMTAGSGIIHQEMPKGDESGRMGGFQLWANLPASHKMMGPRYRGLVTSQIPEISVGKGVRIRVISGKVGTTRGPVTDIVTDPEYLDVTIPAHSEFTHPTKQGHTVFAYVIQGEAMFCREKDPFTYEMEGANYFDMERRPLIGDAGLVLCDRGEQVTVSTEERSVRFLLISGKPIGEPVAWYGPIVMNTQDELEMAFDEYRKGTFIK; encoded by the coding sequence ATGGTAAGAGACAGGAAGATAAAAAAGGTTATGAGAAGCAAGCCCACGATCGAAGGGGCGGGGGTCCATCTGAGAAGGGCCTTCGGTGCCGGTGAGGTGCCCATGTTTGACCCCTTTCTGCTTCTTGACGACTTTCGTAACAATGATCCGCAGCATTATCTCAAAGGTTTTCCCTGGCATCCCCACCGCGGAATTGAGACTATCACCTACGTGCTAAAGGGCAACGTGGAACACGGGGACAGCATGGGAAACAAAGGGGCCATCGGGAGCGGAGACGTCCAGTGGATGACGGCTGGTAGCGGCATCATCCATCAGGAAATGCCCAAAGGGGACGAATCCGGCAGGATGGGTGGCTTTCAGCTTTGGGCCAATCTGCCCGCGTCCCACAAGATGATGGGCCCTCGTTATCGGGGGCTCGTGACAAGCCAGATACCGGAGATATCTGTGGGAAAAGGCGTGAGGATCCGGGTAATCTCCGGGAAGGTGGGCACCACACGAGGACCGGTTACCGATATTGTCACGGACCCGGAATATCTCGACGTGACAATCCCCGCTCATTCTGAGTTTACCCATCCCACCAAGCAGGGCCACACCGTATTCGCTTATGTGATACAGGGAGAGGCTATGTTTTGCCGCGAAAAAGACCCGTTCACTTACGAGATGGAAGGGGCAAACTACTTCGACATGGAAAGAAGGCCCTTGATCGGCGATGCAGGTCTCGTGCTTTGCGACCGAGGCGAGCAGGTGACGGTCTCCACCGAAGAGCGGAGTGTGCGTTTCCTCCTCATATCGGGAAAACCCATAGGCGAGCCTGTAGCCTGGTACGGGCCCATAGTGATGAACACACAGGATGAATTGGAGATGGCCTTCGACGAATATCGGAAGGGCACATTCATCAAGTAG
- a CDS encoding GNAT family N-acetyltransferase — protein sequence MGSLKDMLNPRSVALIGATEKEKSIGRSVLTNLLRVKDRPLYPVNPKRRTILGIPCFPSIAEVPSQVSLAVIAAPALAVPAIIEECGKTGVAGAIILSSGFRGTDPQGKMLERQIIEVRKKYGIRVIGPNCLGVILPSIGLNATFLSTDPKRGNIALISPALGDAILDWGGTMGVGFSMFASLGSMIDVGYGDLIDFLNYDYETRSIMIYMESVGDARRFISAARAFSLNKPIIALKPGRSEIGARVAAERTGRQIGEDHVYDMVFKRVGVVRVSEMSDLFNMAKVLDSRRLPTGRRLAIVTDAGDVGIIATDTLTGLGGKLAMISAGKTDEPDLYLPERWGRDNPIEIMSDSVTGRYIGTVKACLSDEGVDGVLVIYTPRAAVDAMGLAQALIEISRKAVKPIIVTWIGGDRAAEGRRILLQNNVPAYATPEEAVKTYLYMYGYRRNINLLYETPVEVDHAGAPLKNYLKKAVRDTIIKRRRILGTAHSLDLLKNYQIRTVNTTVVSDGQEILKKAQEFGFPVLFGMRDLRGNGDEVPALLTSEDQVSKTWLETLNRFDRDGSLDREHAEMVLWKKAVPEGYWLKVESRRDPEFRTILVLSEKAGGAFNVSMGLPPLNRTLAKRLLEETKVYAILSDAGGGQGIPTNLEDILISFSNVVIDFAEIDSLALVLSVSPSDVLAQEVKVLLASDYDDSSSYPHLVITPYPSRYVTTWNLPSGTEVLLRPVRPEDEPMSREMFATLSKQTLRDRFFSPPEITHHLLIRSCNIDYDREIAILAEISHEGKRKMIGGARLVMEPDSGKAEFAVLVHDDYQRMGLGAKLIDILIGIGQDKQLDEIYGSVLSGNEKMLGLCKKFGFSVKFASYGVSKVSLPLKGRTRYLS from the coding sequence ATGGGCAGCCTCAAAGACATGTTGAATCCTCGGTCGGTGGCCCTTATAGGTGCGACCGAAAAAGAGAAGTCCATCGGTAGGTCGGTGTTGACCAACCTTCTTCGGGTTAAGGACCGTCCGCTGTATCCCGTAAATCCCAAAAGAAGAACCATTCTGGGGATTCCGTGTTTTCCATCTATCGCGGAGGTACCCTCCCAAGTCAGCCTCGCTGTCATCGCTGCACCCGCGTTAGCGGTCCCTGCTATCATTGAAGAGTGTGGAAAAACAGGCGTGGCGGGCGCTATTATCTTATCCTCAGGCTTTAGAGGGACAGATCCACAGGGAAAGATGCTGGAACGGCAAATCATTGAAGTGCGCAAAAAGTACGGAATAAGGGTTATTGGTCCTAACTGTCTGGGGGTGATCCTTCCTTCCATCGGTCTCAACGCTACCTTCCTTAGCACCGATCCGAAGCGCGGCAATATAGCCCTTATATCGCCGGCCTTGGGCGACGCCATACTCGACTGGGGCGGCACCATGGGCGTGGGTTTTAGCATGTTTGCATCCCTCGGTTCCATGATAGACGTTGGATACGGTGATCTCATAGACTTTCTCAACTATGACTACGAAACTAGAAGTATCATGATTTACATGGAGAGCGTGGGCGATGCAAGACGGTTCATCAGCGCGGCCCGAGCTTTCTCTTTGAATAAGCCTATCATCGCGCTCAAGCCAGGCCGGTCCGAGATCGGCGCCCGCGTAGCCGCGGAGCGCACAGGACGGCAGATAGGAGAAGACCATGTATACGACATGGTTTTCAAAAGAGTTGGTGTGGTGAGGGTTTCTGAGATGTCGGACCTCTTCAACATGGCGAAGGTGCTCGATTCGCGCCGACTGCCCACAGGCCGGAGACTGGCCATCGTGACAGATGCCGGTGACGTTGGGATTATAGCAACCGATACGTTAACCGGGCTTGGAGGAAAGCTCGCGATGATATCTGCCGGCAAAACGGACGAACCCGATCTTTATCTGCCCGAGCGATGGGGCAGAGATAACCCGATCGAAATCATGAGTGACTCAGTGACCGGTCGTTATATAGGCACTGTCAAGGCCTGCCTCAGTGATGAGGGAGTGGACGGCGTTCTTGTGATCTATACACCGCGGGCTGCCGTTGATGCTATGGGGCTTGCCCAGGCTCTTATAGAAATATCTCGGAAGGCCGTGAAGCCAATCATTGTAACCTGGATAGGAGGCGACCGCGCCGCCGAGGGCCGCCGCATACTTCTGCAGAATAATGTACCCGCCTACGCAACACCTGAAGAGGCGGTGAAGACCTACCTCTATATGTACGGGTATCGGAGAAACATCAATCTCCTATACGAGACGCCCGTCGAGGTGGATCATGCCGGGGCCCCGCTTAAGAATTACCTGAAGAAGGCGGTACGCGACACCATTATAAAGCGAAGACGGATTCTTGGTACGGCCCACTCGCTCGACCTCTTGAAAAATTATCAAATCCGGACCGTGAACACGACTGTCGTGTCAGATGGCCAAGAGATTCTGAAGAAAGCCCAAGAATTTGGGTTTCCTGTATTGTTCGGGATGCGCGACCTTCGGGGAAACGGAGATGAGGTACCGGCTCTTCTCACGTCTGAAGATCAGGTGAGCAAGACCTGGTTGGAGACGCTCAATAGGTTTGATCGGGATGGATCCTTGGACAGAGAACATGCAGAAATGGTCCTTTGGAAAAAAGCGGTCCCGGAAGGCTATTGGCTGAAAGTGGAATCGAGACGGGACCCCGAGTTCCGCACGATATTGGTCTTGAGTGAAAAAGCAGGAGGAGCTTTCAACGTGTCGATGGGTCTGCCACCGCTCAACCGGACTCTTGCCAAACGTCTGTTGGAAGAGACAAAGGTTTATGCCATTCTGAGTGATGCTGGTGGCGGACAGGGGATACCCACGAACCTTGAAGATATATTGATCAGTTTTTCAAACGTCGTGATTGATTTCGCCGAAATAGATAGCTTAGCACTTGTCTTGTCCGTTTCTCCGTCAGATGTACTTGCCCAGGAAGTGAAGGTTCTTCTTGCCAGTGACTATGATGATTCTTCTTCGTATCCTCATCTCGTAATAACCCCTTACCCATCCCGGTACGTGACCACATGGAACCTGCCTAGCGGAACCGAGGTTCTTTTGAGACCAGTGCGGCCAGAAGACGAACCAATGAGCCGAGAGATGTTCGCCACCCTGTCGAAGCAAACGCTGCGGGACAGGTTTTTTAGTCCTCCGGAAATAACCCACCACCTCCTCATACGATCTTGTAATATTGACTATGATCGCGAGATAGCCATTCTCGCAGAGATCAGCCATGAAGGAAAACGCAAAATGATCGGCGGAGCGAGGCTCGTCATGGAGCCCGACTCAGGAAAGGCTGAGTTCGCCGTTCTTGTGCATGACGATTACCAGCGGATGGGATTAGGGGCAAAATTGATCGACATTCTCATCGGCATAGGCCAGGACAAGCAGCTGGACGAGATTTATGGTTCCGTGTTGAGCGGAAATGAGAAGATGCTTGGCCTATGCAAGAAATTTGGGTTCAGCGTGAAGTTTGCCTCTTACGGCGTCTCGAAAGTCAGCCTGCCTCTCAAAGGCCGGACAAGGTACCTGTCCTGA
- a CDS encoding MarR family transcriptional regulator: MNRELSEQELEITVEQWPILIHLWDKNGQSQKDLARKLFKDKTTIARLTAPLEALGMIEREPNQEDAREKSIFLTRKGNEIMARATVMVQKIDRRAEEGIDEKDLAICKSVLRSVHKNLAL; the protein is encoded by the coding sequence ATGAATCGCGAGTTGTCTGAACAAGAACTGGAGATAACGGTTGAACAGTGGCCAATTCTCATCCATCTCTGGGATAAGAATGGTCAGTCTCAAAAGGACCTGGCCCGAAAACTCTTCAAAGATAAGACCACCATAGCAAGGTTGACGGCACCTTTAGAAGCGTTGGGAATGATTGAGAGAGAACCTAATCAGGAAGATGCGCGGGAAAAAAGCATCTTTCTCACGCGGAAAGGAAACGAGATCATGGCGAGGGCGACAGTCATGGTCCAGAAGATCGACAGGCGTGCCGAAGAGGGAATTGATGAAAAGGACCTGGCGATTTGCAAAAGTGTTCTTCGTTCGGTTCACAAGAATCTTGCCTTGTGA